From uncultured Desulfobacter sp., the proteins below share one genomic window:
- a CDS encoding DUF6506 family protein → MMSDVLKAAFIFVAPEADPKTHRQWVETPKVKLLAVAVKNYDQAAETAKQLLAEGIGAIELCGGFGNKGTAIITEAVEGKIPVGVVRFDIHPGLGNASGDGLFI, encoded by the coding sequence ATGATGTCAGATGTTTTAAAAGCCGCATTTATTTTTGTGGCGCCTGAGGCAGATCCCAAAACCCATCGGCAGTGGGTTGAAACACCAAAGGTAAAATTGCTGGCCGTGGCTGTAAAAAATTATGATCAAGCGGCGGAAACCGCAAAGCAGCTTCTGGCAGAAGGCATTGGTGCCATTGAATTATGCGGCGGCTTCGGTAACAAGGGCACGGCCATAATCACTGAGGCGGTGGAAGGAAAAATTCCCGTGGGTGTTGTCCGTTTCGACATTCACCCAGGACTTGGCAATGCTTCAGGAGATGGATTGTTTATTTAA
- a CDS encoding carboxymuconolactone decarboxylase family protein, with protein MSSAPEKAAQAMTYLQQYAPEEYGKYLQFTGSLGKIGNLPPVTQELILVSCAVASQCDMCITLHIENAAALGAAREDILQAAMLAVAMGGSPKLMYMSYVFEALEDLFD; from the coding sequence ATGAGCAGTGCACCGGAAAAAGCAGCCCAGGCCATGACCTATTTACAGCAATACGCACCGGAAGAATACGGAAAATACCTGCAATTCACAGGCTCGTTGGGTAAAATCGGGAATTTGCCTCCCGTAACCCAGGAACTGATACTTGTAAGCTGTGCGGTTGCGTCCCAATGCGATATGTGCATTACATTGCATATTGAAAATGCCGCCGCCTTAGGCGCGGCCAGGGAAGACATCCTCCAGGCCGCGATGTTGGCAGTGGCCATGGGCGGTTCCCCAAAGCTTATGTATATGTCCTATGTGTTTGAAGCACTGGAAGATTTATTCGATTAA
- a CDS encoding lipoate--protein ligase — translation MRYYLNTQTDPAFNLAAEEYLLKSTNEDCCMLWRNHNTIVVGRNQNTLSQINPEFVQKHDIKVVRRITGGGAVYHDLGNINFTFIKVGEQTKKIDFSAYTRPILEYLNQVSVPARLDGRNDLTVDGLKISGNAQHIHKDRVLHHGTLLFDVNLEMLATVLLVNPEKYRDKAVQSIRSRVTNIRKYLLDHPTVEQFMEDLGRYMQKAYQAVLTRFSDDDLKQINDLAQKRYRQWDWNFGDSPAYDFSRSIRTPGGTIDIRMKVKEGTIQRIRIFGDFFGIDPVSDMEKRLTGCRHDHQSIKKILNAVDIERYIKDVTVDQLLHCMF, via the coding sequence ATGCGTTATTATTTAAATACCCAAACCGATCCCGCGTTCAACCTTGCTGCCGAAGAATATTTGTTGAAAAGTACCAATGAAGACTGCTGCATGCTCTGGCGTAATCACAATACAATTGTTGTGGGCAGAAATCAGAACACCTTATCCCAGATCAATCCTGAATTTGTACAAAAACACGACATCAAAGTGGTGCGTCGCATCACAGGCGGCGGGGCGGTCTACCATGATCTGGGAAATATCAACTTTACATTCATCAAGGTGGGGGAACAGACAAAAAAAATCGATTTTTCCGCTTATACCCGACCCATCCTTGAGTATCTCAATCAAGTGTCTGTCCCGGCCAGGCTTGACGGTCGCAATGACCTGACTGTGGACGGGCTTAAAATTTCAGGAAATGCCCAGCATATCCATAAAGACCGGGTACTTCACCATGGCACCCTTCTTTTTGATGTGAACCTGGAAATGTTGGCCACCGTACTTTTGGTGAACCCTGAGAAATACAGGGACAAGGCAGTTCAGTCCATCCGAAGCCGGGTAACCAACATCAGAAAGTATCTTTTGGACCACCCAACGGTTGAACAATTTATGGAAGACCTTGGCCGGTATATGCAAAAAGCCTATCAAGCTGTACTGACACGGTTCAGTGATGATGATCTTAAGCAGATTAACGATCTTGCTCAGAAAAGATATCGGCAGTGGGACTGGAATTTTGGTGATTCACCGGCCTATGATTTTTCCAGATCCATCCGTACCCCAGGCGGCACCATTGATATCAGAATGAAGGTCAAAGAGGGCACAATTCAACGCATTCGTATTTTTGGCGATTTTTTTGGCATTGATCCTGTCAGCGATATGGAAAAACGGCTTACTGGATGCCGTCATGACCATCAGTCCATCAAAAAGATATTGAATGCTGTTGATATAGAACGCTATATTAAAGATGTGACAGTTGATCAACTGCTTCATTGCATGTTTTGA
- a CDS encoding PaaI family thioesterase produces the protein MDIITHQLIDNELCGTPVMVEDGKSCVEYTTTPRMAADDSGLVHGGFIFGLADYAAMLAVNHPNVVLGGANVKFLKPVKAGESVYAQASVTSVSGKKQMVSVEVKREDEVVFKGEFSCFVLEKHVLG, from the coding sequence ATGGATATAATAACCCATCAACTAATAGACAATGAACTGTGCGGAACACCCGTTATGGTGGAAGACGGAAAGAGCTGTGTGGAATATACGACCACGCCCAGAATGGCGGCAGATGACTCAGGTCTGGTGCATGGCGGATTTATTTTTGGACTTGCCGACTATGCTGCCATGCTTGCAGTCAACCACCCTAATGTTGTTCTTGGTGGGGCAAATGTTAAATTTTTAAAGCCTGTCAAAGCAGGCGAGTCCGTATATGCCCAGGCCAGTGTCACATCCGTGTCCGGTAAAAAACAGATGGTCAGCGTTGAGGTTAAACGTGAAGATGAGGTGGTTTTCAAAGGGGAATTTTCCTGCTTTGTTCTGGAAAAACACGTTCTTGGATAA
- a CDS encoding TolC family protein gives MQAQLIFTLFDGGLRRAQVRQAVARLRQAALSLANEKKVVILESKQSFLEFNTAKSTLINLADEVKSAEENFNAVQMQFKYGMADSIDVMDANTLLVDAQRRISNARSSFYLSILKIIYTQGDILDYFLQEK, from the coding sequence ATCCAGGCCCAGCTCATATTTACCCTGTTTGACGGTGGATTACGGCGTGCCCAGGTACGCCAGGCTGTGGCACGACTGCGCCAGGCAGCGCTGTCCCTGGCCAACGAAAAAAAGGTGGTTATCCTTGAATCAAAACAGTCTTTTCTGGAATTTAACACCGCAAAATCTACCCTGATTAATCTTGCTGATGAAGTCAAATCTGCCGAGGAAAATTTCAATGCTGTTCAGATGCAGTTCAAATACGGCATGGCAGACAGTATTGATGTCATGGACGCCAACACCTTACTTGTAGATGCCCAACGGCGCATATCCAATGCCCGCTCCTCCTTTTATCTGTCGATATTGAAAATTATTTACACCCAGGGAGATATCCTGGATTATTTTTTACAAGAAAAATAA
- a CDS encoding long-chain fatty acid--CoA ligase, giving the protein MSNTSAYEKKIWTESYAQGIPLHVDYQNILIPQYLEQSAKNFPDNPALIFQGYAMTYTHFNDTVCRFATALKELGIKKGDRVAILLPNIIPCVVAYYATLKIGGIVVLNNPLYADRELERQLTDSGAKLLITQDILVDRMLELREKTDIEAIVYASIGTYLSFFKRLLFPLAAPKKGLAKDVPPAPGLYDFQDLIAESPPDTGQANVTMDDVAMYQYTGGTTGASKGVMLTHKNISYQVQQLDAWFPEFVKGQETMLGALPFFHVFGMSTSMNYAVKMGWRNVLLPKPQSKQLIEAISKYKVSFAPMVPTMYIGILDHPDMEKTDLSSIRASFSGSAPLPLEIINRFQEKTDSIIVEGFGLTECTPVTHMNPFQGKRVVGSIGLPLPDTICKIVDLEDYTKQVPTGESGELLIKGPQVMKGYLNQPDATSKAITKDGFLRSGDIAQMDENGYFYIVDRIKDVIVSSGYNVYPRDIDEVLYEHPKILEACVVGIPHPKRGEAVKAFVVLKEEETMTEKEIIDYCATKLAKYKLPVAVAFRKELPKSNIGKILKKELKTQEYSKQSPFSVNSQLRTEDEISL; this is encoded by the coding sequence TTGTCGAACACAAGTGCTTATGAAAAAAAAATCTGGACCGAATCCTATGCCCAAGGTATTCCCTTGCACGTTGACTATCAGAACATTCTGATTCCTCAGTATCTTGAACAATCAGCAAAAAACTTTCCCGATAACCCGGCGTTGATCTTCCAGGGATATGCCATGACTTATACGCATTTCAATGACACTGTTTGCAGATTTGCCACGGCCTTGAAGGAATTGGGGATAAAAAAAGGGGACCGTGTGGCAATTTTGCTACCTAATATTATCCCTTGCGTGGTCGCTTATTATGCCACATTAAAAATTGGCGGCATTGTTGTATTGAATAATCCCTTATACGCAGACAGGGAACTTGAGCGTCAGTTAACGGATTCAGGCGCCAAACTTCTGATCACACAAGATATTTTAGTAGACCGTATGTTAGAACTGCGGGAAAAAACAGATATTGAGGCTATCGTTTATGCATCTATCGGTACTTACCTTTCCTTTTTTAAACGTTTGCTTTTCCCCCTGGCAGCCCCCAAAAAAGGTCTGGCCAAAGATGTTCCTCCAGCCCCCGGCCTTTATGACTTTCAGGATTTAATTGCCGAATCTCCTCCAGACACAGGTCAGGCGAATGTAACCATGGACGATGTGGCCATGTACCAATATACCGGCGGCACCACAGGGGCCTCCAAAGGGGTCATGCTCACCCACAAAAATATCTCTTACCAGGTTCAGCAACTCGATGCTTGGTTTCCCGAATTTGTGAAAGGACAGGAGACCATGCTGGGTGCCCTTCCCTTTTTCCATGTATTCGGTATGTCCACGTCCATGAACTATGCCGTCAAAATGGGGTGGCGAAATGTGCTTTTACCCAAACCCCAGTCCAAGCAGCTTATAGAAGCCATTTCCAAATACAAAGTATCCTTTGCCCCTATGGTGCCCACCATGTACATTGGGATATTGGACCATCCGGATATGGAAAAAACAGATCTAAGTTCAATAAGGGCCAGTTTTTCCGGTTCTGCGCCACTTCCACTGGAGATCATCAATCGTTTTCAGGAAAAAACAGACTCGATTATCGTGGAAGGCTTTGGCCTCACTGAATGCACGCCGGTCACCCATATGAATCCCTTCCAGGGCAAACGGGTTGTGGGCAGTATTGGGCTTCCCCTCCCCGACACGATCTGCAAAATTGTGGACCTTGAAGACTATACCAAACAGGTGCCCACAGGAGAGTCCGGCGAGCTTCTCATCAAAGGTCCGCAGGTCATGAAAGGATATTTAAACCAGCCTGATGCCACAAGTAAAGCGATCACCAAAGATGGCTTTCTGCGCTCAGGCGACATTGCTCAAATGGACGAAAACGGTTATTTCTATATTGTAGACCGTATAAAGGATGTGATTGTCTCCAGCGGTTACAATGTCTATCCCAGGGATATTGACGAAGTACTGTATGAGCATCCAAAAATTCTTGAAGCCTGTGTTGTCGGCATCCCCCACCCCAAACGCGGTGAAGCAGTCAAAGCGTTTGTTGTCCTCAAAGAAGAAGAGACAATGACGGAAAAAGAAATTATTGACTATTGCGCGACCAAGCTTGCCAAGTACAAACTTCCTGTGGCTGTGGCGTTCAGAAAAGAGCTGCCCAAATCCAATATAGGGAAAATTTTAAAAAAAGAATTGAAAACCCAAGAGTACAGTAAACAATCACCATTTTCAGTGAACTCTCAGCTTAGAACCGAAGATGAAATATCCTTATAG
- a CDS encoding TIGR04211 family SH3 domain-containing protein: protein MTKLFSRICAVVLIFTGTAVLCHAQTAYVSDMLILTFREGPGTNYPVLSALKSDTPLTVITEKNGYLKVALASGEQGWVDKSYVVTDPPKSIIIDRLKKENAALEEKIKALSVKADQVVMEQLKKENQALIQDHEALKSKYTALKAAAANVTDTLEENKQLKARNASLSTELAQQKGNSEFLFKTGMIKWFLAGVVVLLLGWVIGLSISSRKGGSGSLLD, encoded by the coding sequence TTTAATATTTACCGGGACTGCAGTGTTATGCCATGCCCAGACCGCTTATGTCTCTGATATGCTCATTCTCACATTCAGAGAAGGGCCCGGCACGAACTACCCTGTTCTTTCCGCCTTAAAAAGCGATACACCTTTAACCGTAATTACAGAAAAAAACGGATACCTTAAGGTGGCACTTGCATCCGGAGAGCAGGGATGGGTGGACAAAAGTTATGTTGTAACGGATCCCCCTAAATCAATAATCATAGACCGGCTAAAAAAAGAGAATGCCGCCCTTGAAGAAAAAATAAAGGCATTGTCGGTAAAGGCAGACCAGGTTGTTATGGAACAGCTTAAAAAAGAGAACCAAGCCCTGATCCAAGACCATGAAGCACTAAAATCAAAATACACTGCGCTTAAGGCAGCCGCCGCGAACGTAACCGATACGTTAGAAGAAAATAAACAGCTCAAAGCCCGAAACGCATCTTTGTCAACCGAGCTTGCCCAGCAAAAAGGAAATAGCGAATTCTTATTTAAGACGGGCATGATCAAATGGTTTTTGGCCGGCGTCGTCGTACTTCTCCTTGGCTGGGTTATTGGTCTGAGCATATCTTCCAGAAAAGGTGGTTCAGGCTCACTACTGGACTAA